A portion of the Planctomicrobium piriforme genome contains these proteins:
- a CDS encoding tetratricopeptide repeat protein — MSGAGKQTEVPPTPAGIAIPIRRLLLVLTGCGFLAAGTAVGILLERQISQSRNPAASTDNAHTADGHAVTSKSDHAAPGHGDTAHGPALDHSSTNSEHGHETAAAPHGENSLAAEVIAAHDSTPTLPEAMPGDQPESLTDPLTAEHHPDAEEHSPLPETAAAPALPAETVPPPVMMLHGSPQDETLARADQLFLEGSYRAARDKYLPLIAGSSGPHTLHLALKLALCEEMLGNSKAAQTAYRHILEHSTQQHVREAALLGQTRIWAATGRSELATAALFKALLEGLTSDRNSALPHQLACLVAGRVRTVPSGTPAHEVMFRDEALVPPELAVHPIQVMDCVSQVSTPNTDVKDRSPQSIRLSQRSGNQPDEIVLSLHIGRTSADAILKQVLTTCGLRCHLPESDRIQLAEHTLQPDCDDVPLSLILDAICEPFELMWASNDGEIAISSASNAKVEDLAAYRRNAALRVLRFASARAPEHADVAASCAELGRVIAVSGATASAIQTLERTCEQYPRSEYVPIVWYNLGKLLMKQGRPDDAAIAFYHAADMLAGASLEAASYLYVGRMCLENDNPRGAITPLTRAMSLATGTPYEPTAALQLSCAYLMLNHFQRANSVLMDHRSSLEAPGVSDQAAFLSTLVHYHAATEASDKFRAGSNLIGTMTNLNLRNCFGGHWTYLAGNAYRDTGMTQDAVQVYRRCIETSYPFPLQNRMRATLLHDAPELLSTLPSGKRALAAEQVPETFQIDALLTEANAAYHHGKYDDAVRLCRNILTSDRATQDRRRTALRLMGQVLQAQGHYEESVQCFTGTIPAEIPAPASPSAKQPKGVSR, encoded by the coding sequence ATGAGCGGAGCTGGAAAACAGACTGAAGTTCCGCCGACTCCGGCAGGAATTGCGATTCCGATCCGTCGACTGCTGCTGGTGCTGACCGGTTGCGGCTTTCTGGCGGCCGGAACTGCCGTAGGCATCCTGCTCGAACGCCAGATCAGCCAGTCCCGCAATCCCGCTGCATCGACTGACAATGCTCATACAGCCGACGGACATGCCGTCACGTCAAAGTCTGACCATGCCGCGCCGGGTCACGGTGATACTGCACACGGCCCTGCCCTGGATCACTCCTCCACAAATTCTGAACACGGACACGAGACGGCGGCAGCCCCTCATGGCGAGAATTCGTTAGCGGCAGAGGTGATCGCCGCACATGACTCCACTCCAACTTTGCCGGAGGCCATGCCAGGAGACCAGCCGGAATCGCTCACCGACCCGTTAACGGCTGAACATCACCCAGACGCAGAAGAACATTCTCCCTTGCCGGAAACGGCAGCGGCCCCCGCCTTGCCGGCCGAGACCGTCCCCCCTCCCGTCATGATGCTGCATGGCTCTCCGCAGGACGAGACGCTCGCGAGAGCGGATCAACTGTTTCTGGAAGGGAGCTATCGGGCGGCGCGCGACAAGTATCTGCCGCTCATTGCCGGGTCTTCGGGGCCGCACACATTGCACCTGGCTTTGAAGTTGGCTTTGTGTGAAGAGATGCTGGGCAACTCCAAGGCGGCGCAGACCGCCTATCGGCACATTCTAGAACATTCCACTCAGCAACACGTCCGCGAAGCCGCCCTGCTCGGCCAGACCCGCATTTGGGCTGCCACCGGTCGCAGCGAACTGGCCACTGCGGCTTTGTTCAAAGCCCTGCTGGAAGGTCTCACTTCCGACAGAAATTCAGCATTGCCGCACCAACTGGCGTGCCTGGTCGCAGGTCGCGTGCGGACGGTCCCCTCCGGCACGCCCGCCCATGAAGTGATGTTTCGCGATGAAGCCCTGGTGCCGCCGGAACTGGCAGTGCATCCGATTCAGGTGATGGACTGTGTCAGTCAGGTTTCAACGCCAAACACAGATGTGAAAGATCGTTCGCCGCAATCCATTCGCCTGTCACAACGCTCCGGCAATCAGCCGGATGAAATCGTTTTATCGCTGCACATCGGCCGCACTTCCGCAGACGCCATCTTGAAACAAGTGCTCACCACATGCGGCCTGCGGTGTCACCTGCCTGAGAGTGACCGTATCCAACTGGCGGAGCACACGCTGCAGCCGGACTGCGACGACGTGCCGCTCTCGCTGATTCTGGATGCGATCTGCGAGCCCTTCGAATTGATGTGGGCCTCAAACGACGGCGAGATCGCGATCTCTTCCGCCAGCAATGCGAAGGTCGAAGACCTCGCGGCCTATCGCCGCAATGCCGCACTGCGAGTACTGCGATTTGCCAGTGCCCGTGCGCCAGAACATGCCGACGTGGCGGCATCCTGTGCCGAACTCGGTCGCGTGATTGCCGTCTCCGGCGCGACGGCGTCCGCCATCCAAACGCTCGAACGCACCTGTGAACAGTACCCGCGTTCCGAATATGTGCCGATTGTCTGGTACAACCTCGGCAAGTTGCTGATGAAACAGGGACGTCCTGACGACGCCGCAATCGCGTTCTATCACGCCGCGGACATGCTCGCCGGCGCGTCGCTGGAAGCGGCCAGTTACCTGTATGTTGGACGGATGTGTCTGGAAAACGACAACCCTCGCGGCGCCATCACCCCCTTGACTCGGGCGATGTCGCTGGCCACAGGCACGCCGTATGAGCCCACTGCAGCGCTGCAACTCTCCTGCGCTTATCTGATGCTGAATCACTTTCAACGCGCGAACAGCGTGCTCATGGATCACCGTTCTTCACTGGAAGCGCCGGGAGTTTCGGATCAGGCGGCTTTTCTGTCGACCCTCGTGCATTATCACGCCGCGACCGAGGCGAGCGACAAATTCCGCGCCGGCTCCAATCTGATCGGGACCATGACCAATCTCAATCTCCGCAACTGCTTTGGCGGACACTGGACCTATCTCGCAGGCAACGCGTACCGGGACACCGGGATGACGCAGGATGCGGTGCAGGTTTACCGCCGCTGCATCGAGACGTCTTACCCCTTCCCCCTGCAGAACCGAATGCGGGCCACGCTTTTGCATGACGCTCCCGAACTGCTCTCGACGTTGCCGTCAGGTAAACGGGCGCTGGCCGCGGAACAGGTGCCGGAGACATTTCAGATCGATGCCTTGTTGACGGAGGCAAATGCAGCCTACCACCACGGCAAGTATGACGACGCGGTCCGACTATGCCGTAACATCCTGACGAGCGACAGAGCGACTCAGGACCGCCGTCGCACCGCACTGCGATTGATGGGACAGGTGTTGCAGGCTCAAGGACA
- a CDS encoding flagellin N-terminal helical domain-containing protein: MALSIANNITSLNAQNNLNKANTALATSVERLSSGLKVNKGADGPAALVISEKQRAQIAGLQQAIENSNKAVSLVQTAEGALGEINDLLVKVRSLALDSANAGVNDSDALAANQAEIDNALDTINRIASNTQFGTKKLLDGSAGVKGTANDADVTVLKGTADTTAGAYAVSISTAAQRATVSAGTDQTAALAADETVTVNGVSIELSAGLSQGQVVSKINEYTDQTGVTADVDSGALRLTSQQYGSDASISVISNVAGGATSTGLGTSLATDSGVDIVGTIGGTSYTGKGNVLTATSGVAKGLALQLATAGADPTSTVTGAQGTVTVTNNSLTFQIGPNQNQTAKVTINKVDASSLGIGVTGNQFSNLSQIDVSSATKAQDAIGVIDQAISDVTNLRGDLGAFQQNTLTSTANNLRTTLENTTNAESVIRDTDFASEIANFTKNQVLVQAGTSILSNANQMPQLVLSLLK, translated from the coding sequence ATGGCTCTGTCCATCGCCAACAACATTACTTCGCTGAACGCCCAGAACAACCTCAACAAAGCGAACACCGCCCTCGCGACTTCGGTCGAACGGCTGTCTTCCGGCCTGAAGGTCAACAAAGGCGCCGACGGCCCGGCCGCCCTCGTAATCTCGGAAAAGCAGCGGGCACAAATCGCCGGCCTGCAGCAGGCGATCGAAAACTCCAACAAAGCCGTTTCGCTGGTGCAGACCGCGGAAGGGGCTCTCGGAGAAATCAACGACCTGCTGGTGAAGGTCCGCAGCCTCGCTCTCGACTCGGCCAACGCCGGCGTGAACGATTCGGACGCCCTCGCCGCCAACCAGGCTGAAATCGACAACGCTCTCGATACGATCAACCGCATCGCCAGCAACACCCAGTTCGGCACCAAGAAACTGCTCGACGGCTCGGCCGGCGTCAAAGGGACCGCCAACGACGCTGACGTGACCGTGCTGAAGGGGACTGCTGACACGACCGCTGGAGCCTATGCCGTCTCCATTTCGACCGCTGCTCAGCGGGCCACAGTGTCGGCCGGTACCGACCAGACCGCTGCTCTCGCCGCTGACGAAACCGTCACGGTGAACGGCGTCTCGATCGAACTCTCGGCTGGCCTGTCTCAGGGCCAGGTGGTCTCGAAGATCAACGAATACACCGATCAGACCGGCGTCACCGCCGACGTTGACAGCGGTGCACTCCGCCTGACCAGCCAGCAGTACGGTTCAGACGCTTCGATCAGCGTGATCTCGAACGTCGCCGGCGGCGCCACCAGCACCGGACTCGGCACGTCGCTCGCCACTGACTCAGGCGTGGACATCGTCGGGACCATCGGCGGCACCTCTTACACCGGCAAAGGGAACGTCCTGACCGCCACCTCGGGAGTTGCCAAGGGCCTCGCCCTGCAGCTCGCGACGGCCGGTGCTGACCCGACCTCGACCGTGACCGGCGCCCAGGGCACCGTGACCGTCACCAACAACTCGCTGACCTTCCAGATCGGTCCGAACCAGAACCAGACCGCCAAGGTGACGATCAATAAGGTCGACGCCAGCTCGCTGGGGATCGGCGTGACCGGCAACCAGTTCTCGAACCTGAGCCAGATCGACGTCAGCTCGGCCACCAAGGCCCAGGACGCCATCGGGGTCATCGACCAGGCCATCAGCGACGTCACCAACCTCCGCGGTGACCTCGGAGCCTTCCAGCAGAACACCCTGACCTCGACCGCCAACAACCTGCGGACGACCCTGGAAAACACCACCAACGCCGAATCCGTGATCCGCGACACCGACTTCGCTTCGGAAATCGCGAACTTCACCAAGAATCAGGTGCTGGTGCAGGCAGGAACTTCGATTCTCTCCAACGCCAACCAGATGCCGCAGCTGGTTCTCTCGCTCCTGAAGTAA
- the fliD gene encoding flagellar filament capping protein FliD: MSNINIGGLISGINTDSIIEGMLKIQQNQLDIYNTRKTAAETKKTAYQSMQTQLLSLRTTASTLASATNNPFDSRAVTVSNADALVATAGPKAVAGTYQLTVNTLATAHTVASQDFADPDSAITQGTFSIRVGTQTQADITIDGSNDSLAGLADSINFANIGVNASIVQDGNSSYRLLLTSTKTGASNTINVTNGLADSTPTAFKPTFDFDNPVQAAGDASVTLGGGSGALTVSSATNNVSNLITGVTLNVVAADPSTPLTVTVAPDAAKASKAVNDFVTAYNSFLDFVDSVTTYDADTDTGAILQGDYSAISIRGQLQSAIQSIIPGGSTKSNRLSALGIVTSDTGRLTVNDTQLQSFINGDVNGVTSANLRHLFAIDGQSNNGNVTFLMASAKTKETTSPIQVNVTQAAERATLTAGTALAASTVIDSSNNSLRLNLDGVETTVTLQEGTYTRAELADQVEAVINGNSTFVGRTVSVGVNASNQLAVTSDSYGSSSRVTIYASSAVNGLGFNGGESDVGVNVAGEFIVNGQAETATGNGRNLTGAEGNATTDGLQVRISLTPAQVTSGNEGTLSITRGVTSRMNSIIDQLLDAHSGMLVSLEDQFNRQITSIQDQIDSQQAIFDKQKESLTSQFNAMETALQQLQSTSSLLGSQLSSIKSLSSSS; this comes from the coding sequence ATGTCAAACATCAACATCGGGGGGCTGATCTCCGGGATCAACACCGACAGCATCATCGAAGGGATGTTGAAAATTCAGCAGAACCAGCTGGATATCTACAACACCCGCAAGACCGCCGCCGAGACCAAAAAGACGGCCTACCAGTCGATGCAGACGCAGTTACTGTCGCTCCGCACGACCGCTTCAACGCTCGCCAGTGCGACCAACAATCCATTCGATTCCCGCGCTGTGACGGTCTCCAATGCCGACGCCCTGGTCGCCACCGCCGGACCGAAAGCCGTCGCTGGAACCTACCAGCTCACCGTCAATACCTTGGCGACGGCGCACACCGTCGCCTCGCAGGATTTTGCCGACCCCGATTCCGCGATCACGCAGGGGACGTTCAGTATCCGGGTTGGAACGCAGACCCAGGCTGATATCACCATCGATGGCAGCAACGACTCCCTCGCGGGCCTGGCCGATTCGATCAACTTCGCGAACATCGGCGTCAACGCCAGCATTGTGCAGGACGGGAACTCGTCCTATCGCCTGTTGCTGACTTCCACCAAGACGGGCGCCAGCAACACCATCAACGTCACGAACGGCCTGGCCGATTCGACTCCCACGGCCTTCAAACCGACGTTCGATTTTGACAATCCGGTCCAGGCGGCGGGCGATGCCAGCGTCACGCTGGGGGGCGGCTCTGGAGCGCTTACCGTCAGCAGCGCGACGAACAATGTTTCCAATCTGATCACCGGCGTCACGCTGAACGTCGTCGCGGCCGACCCGTCGACTCCCCTCACGGTGACGGTTGCTCCCGATGCCGCGAAAGCCAGTAAGGCGGTGAACGACTTCGTCACCGCCTACAACAGCTTTCTCGACTTCGTCGACTCGGTCACCACGTACGATGCCGACACCGACACCGGCGCAATTCTGCAAGGGGACTACTCGGCCATCAGTATCCGCGGTCAGTTGCAGAGTGCGATTCAGTCGATCATCCCCGGCGGTTCCACCAAGTCGAACCGCTTGAGCGCACTGGGTATCGTCACATCAGATACCGGTCGGCTGACCGTCAATGACACCCAGTTGCAGAGCTTCATCAACGGGGATGTCAACGGCGTCACCTCTGCCAACTTGCGGCATCTGTTCGCCATCGACGGCCAGTCCAATAACGGCAACGTCACCTTCCTGATGGCCAGTGCGAAAACCAAAGAAACGACCTCGCCGATTCAGGTGAACGTCACCCAGGCGGCGGAACGGGCGACTCTGACTGCCGGCACGGCTCTCGCCGCCTCCACGGTCATCGACAGCTCGAACAACTCGCTGCGACTGAATCTCGACGGAGTCGAAACGACCGTCACGCTGCAAGAGGGAACTTACACGCGGGCGGAACTGGCCGATCAGGTCGAGGCAGTGATCAATGGAAATTCGACTTTCGTCGGTCGCACCGTCTCGGTGGGTGTGAATGCGTCGAATCAGCTCGCGGTGACTTCAGACAGCTACGGCAGTTCTTCCCGCGTCACCATCTACGCCAGTTCGGCCGTGAACGGCCTTGGATTCAACGGCGGTGAAAGCGACGTCGGCGTCAATGTGGCCGGAGAGTTCATCGTCAACGGTCAGGCCGAAACCGCCACCGGGAATGGACGCAACCTCACCGGCGCGGAGGGCAACGCCACTACGGATGGCTTGCAGGTGCGCATCTCGCTCACCCCCGCTCAGGTGACGTCCGGCAATGAAGGGACGCTCAGCATCACCCGCGGCGTCACCTCGAGAATGAACTCCATCATCGACCAACTGCTGGATGCACACAGCGGCATGCTGGTCTCCCTGGAAGATCAGTTCAACAGGCAGATTACGAGCATTCAGGACCAGATCGATTCCCAGCAGGCGATCTTCGATAAACAGAAAGAAAGCCTGACGTCGCAGTTCAATGCCATGGAAACGGCGCTGCAGCAACTGCAGTCGACGAGCAGCCTGCTGGGCTCGCAACTCTCCAGCATCAAAAGTTTGTCGTCATCTTCATAA
- a CDS encoding flagellar protein FliS, with protein sequence MHPHLAYRRSAQSAWTRIDMLLAIYNAAIESMDSGIDLLNRHDSQAYPSAQLRTSQLLLLLLDGIDPDSAEVSARIRDLCIFCFSQISTPSIENWTNAREVLATLRDGFEAIRAEGVRLEAEGVIPQLSMSASHTVLHA encoded by the coding sequence ATGCATCCTCATCTGGCTTATCGTCGGAGCGCTCAGTCCGCCTGGACCCGCATTGACATGCTGCTGGCCATCTACAATGCCGCGATTGAGTCGATGGATTCCGGCATCGATCTTCTCAATCGTCACGACAGCCAGGCCTATCCGTCAGCTCAGTTGCGGACATCGCAGCTTTTGCTGCTGCTGCTTGACGGCATCGATCCGGACTCCGCCGAAGTCTCCGCGCGGATTCGGGACTTGTGCATCTTCTGCTTCAGTCAGATCAGCACCCCATCTATCGAGAACTGGACGAACGCCCGGGAAGTGCTGGCGACTCTTCGCGACGGCTTTGAAGCGATTCGGGCCGAAGGAGTTCGACTGGAAGCTGAAGGGGTGATTCCTCAGCTCTCGATGTCGGCCTCACACACTGTGCTGCACGCCTGA
- a CDS encoding sensor histidine kinase gives MGESRDSIPGSAGSVPLQTSYYKTARAQFRRIWRTLRFRLAFMNALAVVLITLIMLGIVRQGVLWALYHELDQLLLEDMQEVSLALKDLKPDEFPLLREEFERKSLGHRQHGWFVELFNERGHVLWASEAAPTLREEASIAGSLQPFTQDGLRIVQAAAPPGVPGIAAVCVGAKLEFLDRDMARIDRLVVVAAAMLVVVAPLCGYWLAGRASHTVGDIIHTAARLRPSHLDERLKLRGTGDELDQLAHTINGLLDRIAAYLQQKRDFLANAAHELRTPLAAIRSSIEVSLEGHRLNQEDSSMLEDLIDQSTSLEVLVNQLLLISETEIGQWAHETEHVELHEVVARAVEMFQGVAEVSDIRLNQGAVCHATVPGSRRYLRQVVNNLIDNAVKYTRTGGKIVVSLEEVPHERRVKLTVKDTGVGIDPEDIPKVFDRFFRADRSRARTQSVQGTGLGLSICQAVVSAHEGTIRCQSVLNQGTTMEVFLPLTTEEAQSVDAGFHPATSGVQHSV, from the coding sequence ATGGGCGAGTCGCGGGATTCGATCCCTGGTTCTGCCGGCAGCGTCCCCTTGCAAACGTCGTACTACAAAACCGCCCGGGCACAGTTCCGCCGCATCTGGCGAACGCTGCGTTTTCGCCTGGCATTCATGAACGCACTGGCGGTGGTGCTGATCACGCTCATCATGCTGGGGATCGTGCGCCAGGGGGTGCTTTGGGCGCTGTATCACGAACTCGATCAACTCCTGCTGGAAGACATGCAGGAAGTGTCGCTCGCCTTAAAAGATCTGAAGCCTGATGAGTTTCCCCTGCTGCGCGAGGAATTCGAACGTAAGTCTCTCGGTCACCGTCAGCATGGCTGGTTTGTCGAGCTGTTCAACGAGCGCGGCCATGTGTTGTGGGCGAGTGAAGCGGCGCCGACTCTGCGCGAAGAAGCCTCGATTGCCGGATCCCTGCAGCCGTTCACTCAGGACGGATTGAGAATTGTACAGGCCGCTGCCCCACCGGGCGTACCCGGCATCGCAGCTGTCTGCGTCGGCGCCAAGCTGGAGTTCCTGGATCGCGACATGGCGCGAATCGACCGCCTCGTGGTCGTAGCCGCAGCGATGCTGGTGGTTGTCGCGCCGCTCTGCGGTTACTGGCTGGCGGGCCGCGCTTCCCACACCGTCGGCGACATTATTCATACGGCGGCAAGATTGAGGCCATCGCATCTCGATGAGCGATTGAAGCTGCGCGGGACCGGCGATGAACTGGATCAACTGGCGCACACCATCAATGGCCTGTTGGATAGAATCGCAGCCTACCTGCAGCAGAAGCGGGACTTCCTGGCGAACGCGGCGCACGAGCTGCGCACGCCGCTGGCGGCGATCCGTAGTTCGATCGAAGTCTCCCTGGAAGGCCATCGCCTGAATCAGGAAGACTCGTCGATGCTCGAAGACCTGATCGACCAGTCGACCTCGCTGGAAGTGCTGGTCAATCAATTACTTCTCATCTCCGAAACGGAGATCGGCCAATGGGCGCATGAAACCGAGCATGTCGAGCTGCACGAAGTCGTCGCACGCGCGGTGGAAATGTTTCAGGGGGTCGCCGAAGTCAGCGACATTCGGTTAAACCAGGGAGCCGTCTGCCATGCCACCGTCCCGGGAAGCCGGCGCTATCTCCGTCAGGTCGTGAACAATCTGATCGACAACGCGGTGAAGTACACCCGAACCGGCGGAAAAATCGTTGTCTCGCTGGAAGAAGTGCCGCACGAACGCCGTGTGAAGCTGACTGTCAAAGACACGGGAGTCGGGATCGACCCTGAGGACATCCCGAAGGTGTTCGATCGCTTCTTTCGAGCGGATCGTTCGCGGGCTCGGACCCAATCTGTTCAAGGGACCGGCCTGGGACTGAGCATCTGCCAGGCGGTGGTTTCAGCCCATGAAGGGACGATTCGCTGCCAGAGCGTGCTCAATCAAGGGACGACGATGGAAGTGTTCCTGCCGCTGACCACGGAAGAAGCGCAGAGCGTGGATGCCGGCTTTCACCCCGCGACCTCAGGCGTGCAGCACAGTGTGTGA
- a CDS encoding response regulator transcription factor — protein sequence MIPNLEQKEPVTAEPGTMHVLLVEDDIILGKAVARGLEDARNHCTWLRSGQQVPELLKEENFNVVILDLMLPDMSGIEVLQRIRQAGNHIPVLILTALGSVQERVVGLEAGADDYMVKPFALPELIARLKAVTRRTQKTLTQHLRVGPISLDLSTRRFFREGKEVDLTPTEAGLLEFLMRNADQVVTRKMLCEHLWESDWEGVTNVIEVHINRLRGKIDREFDRQLIQTVRGRGYVLRSS from the coding sequence GTGATCCCAAATCTTGAACAGAAAGAGCCGGTCACAGCGGAGCCCGGCACGATGCATGTCCTTCTGGTTGAAGACGACATCATCCTCGGCAAGGCCGTGGCGCGCGGCCTCGAAGACGCCCGAAATCATTGCACCTGGCTGAGAAGCGGTCAACAAGTCCCAGAACTCCTCAAAGAAGAGAATTTCAACGTCGTTATCCTCGACCTGATGCTGCCTGACATGTCGGGCATCGAGGTATTGCAGCGCATCCGTCAGGCCGGAAATCACATCCCGGTTTTGATCCTCACGGCACTGGGATCGGTGCAGGAACGAGTGGTCGGTCTCGAAGCCGGAGCCGACGACTACATGGTCAAACCGTTCGCGCTGCCTGAGTTGATCGCGCGCCTGAAAGCGGTCACCCGACGCACGCAAAAAACATTGACCCAGCACCTGCGAGTCGGCCCGATTTCACTCGATCTCTCGACCCGTCGCTTCTTCCGCGAAGGGAAGGAAGTGGATCTGACGCCGACCGAGGCGGGGCTGCTGGAATTCCTGATGCGAAACGCCGACCAGGTCGTCACCCGCAAGATGCTGTGCGAGCACTTGTGGGAATCGGACTGGGAAGGGGTGACGAACGTCATCGAGGTGCACATCAACCGCTTGCGGGGCAAAATCGACCGCGAGTTTGACCGGCAATTGATTCAGACGGTGCGCGGACGCGGCTATGTGCTGCGAAGTTCGTGA